A single region of the Hypanus sabinus isolate sHypSab1 chromosome 21, sHypSab1.hap1, whole genome shotgun sequence genome encodes:
- the pclaf gene encoding PCNA-associated factor — protein MVRTKADGPSVSTGSFRKAIAARAPRKALGSTSTANISLTSPGKKENKYAGGNPVCPRPTPKWQKGIGEFFGGPKKDVEKENAVPSDDEPTSSKTEKKNTPRRARPLSAESSDEAASGDEN, from the exons ATGGTCCGCACCAAGGCTGACGGCCCCTCGGTCTCCACCGGCTCCTTCCGCAAGG CTATTGCTGCCAGAGCACCAAGGAAGGCACTCGGATCTACCAGTACAGCAAACATCTCTCTGACATCTCCTGGGAAAAAGG AAAATAAGTATGCTGGTGGAAATCCAGTGTGTCCAAGACCAACCCCAAAATGGCAAAAAGGGATTGGAGAATTTTTTGGTGGTCCAAAAAAAGATGTAGAGAAAGAAAATGCAGTTCCCTCAGATGATGAGCCAACCAGCAGCAAGACTGAAAAAAAGAATACTCCAAGGAG GGCACGTCCTTTGTCTGCAGAATCTTCAGATGAAGCTGCATCAGGAGATGAAaactaa